One segment of Anopheles stephensi strain Indian chromosome 3, UCI_ANSTEP_V1.0, whole genome shotgun sequence DNA contains the following:
- the LOC118510559 gene encoding 60S ribosomal protein L28 isoform X2: MDSSHLSWLIIRDHHAYLMKQKNIRKPFSTEPGNLTNLSSYRYSGLVHSKTITITPAEKKGINFVYKRARMANKPAKAPVKVTLKQGPRRTLKKISNTIKASKYRSDLRQAALRRASAILRSQRPKKARKGKAGAAPAAAPAAGATAAAPKKAE; this comes from the exons ATGGACTCGTCGCACCTTAGCTGGTTGATCATCCGTGATCATCATGCCTACCTGATGAAGCAGAAGAACATCCGGAAGCCGTTCAGCACG GAGCCCGGCAACCTGACCAACTTGAGCTCGTACCGCTACAGTGGGCTGGTCCACAGCAAGACCATCACCATTACGCCGGCCGAGAAGAAGGGCATCAACTTCGTGTACAAGCGCGCGCGGATGGCT AACAAGCCAGCCAAGGCGCCGGTTAAGGTGACCCTGAAGCAGGGTCCGCGTCGTACGCTGAAGAAGATCTCCAACACGATCAAGGCCAGCAAGTACCGATCGGATCTGCGACAGGCCGCTCTTCGTCGTGCCAGTGCGATCCTTCGTTCGCAGCGTCCCAAGAAGGCCAGGAAGGGTAAGGCTGGAGCTGCTCCGGCCGCCGCTCCTGCCGCTGGTGCTACCGCTGCGGCACCCAAGAAGGCCGAGTAA
- the LOC118510562 gene encoding transcription elongation factor SPT4: MAFDSIPKDLRALRACLVCSLIKSFDQFETDGCDNCEDFLRMKNNREQVYDCTSNNFDGMIAVMSPDDSWVCKWQRISRFTKGIYAISVSGRLPNSIIREMKNRGIPYRPRDTSQR, from the exons ATGGCTTTCGACTCGATTCCGAAAGATCTTCGAGCGTTGCGAGCCTGCTTGGTGTGCTCGTTGATAAAG TCATTCGATCAGTTCGAAACGGACGGCTGTGATAACTGCGAAGACTTTCTACGGATGAAAAACAATCGGGAACAGGTGTACGACTGTACCAGCAACAATTTCGATGG AATGATTGCGGTTATGAGTCCGGACGATAGCTGGGTTTGCAAGTGGCAACGAATAA GTCGCTTCACAAAAGGAATCTACGCCATATCCGTATCCGGAAGACTGCCGAACAGTATAATTAGGGAGATGAAGAATCGTGGCATTCCGTACCGGCCACGAGACACGAGTCAGCGATAG
- the LOC118510557 gene encoding THO complex subunit 6 has protein sequence MIDIGRCYYTTIHSQTLSTDGRFLFCGSNFGEIFVFSVERITASSNGTEATPMELDILPTIPVQTLPVTDRCPIYSMAFHKDFLIVGLNGEICGFQWSSKSGSIGKKAWTVKLPAPPESADMSEVNYMWLTHGDDRLYAGCGDNVLYCVSLEDGRVCREFHGHTDYIHCVTGCSNKLATASEDGSILLWDSRQKNSYAKIEPHKKPALQRSEFGRWQGTVAMTEDWLVCGGGPRFSLWHLRSLDCTADFDFPDRVHVSGFVDDLIYAGGDYPKFYQYNFNGDVTAEIPTSGSSVYSVALQTEPYRFLSIAGASAQVDVCTNFSYRDIILNTCVKPR, from the exons ATGATCGATATTGGCCGCTGCTATTACACCACGATCCACTCGCAAACACTCTCCACCGATGGACGCTTCCTGTTTTGTGGTAGCAATTTCGGCGAAATATTTGTGTTCAG TGTGGAACGGATAACGGCCTCTAGCAATGGAACGGAAGCAACACCGATGGAACTGGACATACTGCCCACCATCCCTGTGCAGACACTGCCCGTTACGGACCGGTGTCCGATATACAGCATGGCGTTTCACAAAGATTTCTTGATCGTTGGACTGAACGGTGAAATATGCGGCTTTCAGTGGTCCAGCAAATCGGGCTCGATTGGGAAGAAGGCGTGGACGGTGAAGCTGCCTGCCCCTCCGGAAAGCGCAGACATGAGCGAAGTAAACTACATGTGGTTGACCCATGGGGACGATCGGCTGTATGCCGGCTGTGGCGATAACGTACTGTACTGCGTTTCGCTCGAGGATGGAAGGGTTTGCCGGGAGTTTCATGGACATACGGACTACATACACTGCGTCACGGGATG TTCAAATAAACTGGCAACTGCTTCCGAGGATGGCTCGATACTGCTATGGGACAGCCGACAAAAGAATTCCTACGCCAAAATTGAACCTCACAAGAAACCAGCTTTACAGCGTTCCGAATTTGGCCGCTGGCAGGGTACCGTCGCCATGACGGAAGATTGGCTTGTGTGTGGCGGTGGACCACGATTTTCCCTATGGCATTTACGCTCACTCGACTGTACCGCTGATTTCGATTTCCCCGACCGGGTGCACGTGTCCGGGTTTGTCGATGATCTTATCTATGCCGGTGGCGATTATCCGAAGTTTTATCAGTACAACTTTAACGGAGATGTTACGGCCGAAATACCAACCTCCGGCTCATCGGTCTACAGTGTAGCGTTGCAGACGGAACCGTACCGGTTCCTGTCGATTGCCGGCGCTTCGGCACAGGTCGATGTGTGTACGAACTTTTCCTACCGGGACATCATTCTGAACACGTGCGTAAAGCCCAGATAA
- the LOC118510559 gene encoding 60S ribosomal protein L28 isoform X1, which yields MSSVVWLCASSTGNHTDQQVFPILSANTREACTMDSSHLSWLIIRDHHAYLMKQKNIRKPFSTEPGNLTNLSSYRYSGLVHSKTITITPAEKKGINFVYKRARMANKPAKAPVKVTLKQGPRRTLKKISNTIKASKYRSDLRQAALRRASAILRSQRPKKARKGKAGAAPAAAPAAGATAAAPKKAE from the exons ATGTCATCGGTTGTGTGGCTGTGCGCGTCTTCAACTGGAAATCACACCGACCAGCAAGTCTTTCCGATCTTGTCAGCCAACACAAGAG AAGCTTGTACCATGGACTCGTCGCACCTTAGCTGGTTGATCATCCGTGATCATCATGCCTACCTGATGAAGCAGAAGAACATCCGGAAGCCGTTCAGCACG GAGCCCGGCAACCTGACCAACTTGAGCTCGTACCGCTACAGTGGGCTGGTCCACAGCAAGACCATCACCATTACGCCGGCCGAGAAGAAGGGCATCAACTTCGTGTACAAGCGCGCGCGGATGGCT AACAAGCCAGCCAAGGCGCCGGTTAAGGTGACCCTGAAGCAGGGTCCGCGTCGTACGCTGAAGAAGATCTCCAACACGATCAAGGCCAGCAAGTACCGATCGGATCTGCGACAGGCCGCTCTTCGTCGTGCCAGTGCGATCCTTCGTTCGCAGCGTCCCAAGAAGGCCAGGAAGGGTAAGGCTGGAGCTGCTCCGGCCGCCGCTCCTGCCGCTGGTGCTACCGCTGCGGCACCCAAGAAGGCCGAGTAA